A genomic region of Staphylococcus roterodami contains the following coding sequences:
- a CDS encoding dynamin family protein → MINKEQLDLLYKLKKEVEKSQNDALLHTINQVIKKVYLQQYTLSFVGHFSAGKSTLINLLIEQDILPSSPVPTTSNTAIVSVSDNEDIIANLPNQTYAKLTNYDEVREMNRQNVDVESVEINFQSSKFDNGFTLQDTPGVDSNVASHQSITEQYMYTSNMIFYTVDYNHVQSELNFKFMKHINDVGIPVVFIINQIDKHQDEELSFDKFKERVEKSIADWDIKLSRIFYVSKFDHPENELEALSNYLVALDQQRETLEDYTARTVDYITEAQLDYIQSEIQDVLEDLGIEEDEFEQAFLNSQQHQAVSEEAQLLNNPDELMTFLKNKRKNILENAYIMPHDMREMLRSYLESMSQDFNVGGLFNKKKKKQQIQQQRLDRVVDALQQYVNQQIRQPMREDMSFVTRFINKKETADKVLNQHYEIKPEMIESLYQPQTSISNTYVLTFSDEVVKAIKKYVEQQSTPIFKEIIVNVQADELPTEENDDLKEYQRYTELSELRQSLTTRNYRHYYIHLDESLDKLIGRQETTYNPNTENIHIRSEHQQLNQNLKSTETSIDIKKGLDIISDVPLFNRTKQDIKDTLTRLDNKLVKIGVFGTFSAGKSSLINALLGEHILVSSPNPTTAATTEISYGNESYITLKSKIQLLNEINAVVEYHRMAFSTIEDFINADLEKLKAQLNKNQLAFIQAIEKHYNMYDEMLNIGEKHAINQQELKKWSAEDEYATFVKTVHIALEHEWLKGKIIVDSLGLHSNNQRHTNETEQILTSSDLILYVSYFNHSFTDNDKAFIEHMKDMNQLNENQAFKMVINASDLAENVDDLEAVKNYVSDALSQVNLHSDIFAVSSREALKTSDKGINQLKESIQYFVDVESKLILEQQMIHQLQQIDHSFVEMISEFETNKADITRRQQKLETFKDKQRLQYQLIDATIQSTDNEVEEQVYHLNARLKLQLLDDVKSVFNTQMTQNSDFNEEKKISSKVYLDQIHQRLFLEQSLITERIKKYFNAQLDNQIAPIMQQLEQLHVIINPQFNLEPSVVEQPLLHIDLNDMLSSLPKQLTKRKILNPNGQREIHELICHKTIELLQPQLMLLRHQLEDYVKQMASEAELQFKNLEDNIQTQVNDLLAFDLDNSLINQLKDKHKELETIIY, encoded by the coding sequence ATGATTAATAAAGAACAATTAGATCTTTTGTATAAATTAAAAAAAGAAGTTGAAAAGTCTCAAAATGATGCACTTTTACATACAATAAATCAAGTTATAAAAAAAGTTTATCTACAGCAATACACATTATCATTTGTTGGTCATTTTTCAGCAGGTAAATCTACATTAATTAATTTACTTATTGAACAAGATATTTTACCAAGTTCACCTGTACCAACAACTAGTAATACGGCTATCGTTTCTGTATCCGACAATGAAGACATTATTGCTAATTTACCAAATCAAACTTATGCCAAATTAACAAATTATGATGAAGTAAGAGAAATGAATCGTCAAAATGTAGACGTTGAATCTGTAGAAATTAATTTTCAATCATCTAAATTTGATAATGGGTTTACATTACAAGATACACCAGGTGTGGATTCAAATGTCGCATCGCATCAATCTATTACTGAGCAGTATATGTATACGAGTAATATGATTTTTTATACTGTTGATTATAATCACGTGCAATCTGAACTCAATTTCAAATTTATGAAACACATTAATGATGTAGGTATTCCAGTAGTATTTATTATCAATCAAATAGACAAGCATCAAGATGAAGAATTATCATTTGATAAATTTAAAGAACGTGTTGAAAAGTCTATTGCAGATTGGGATATTAAATTGTCACGAATATTTTATGTTTCAAAATTTGATCATCCTGAAAATGAACTTGAAGCATTATCTAATTATCTTGTCGCTTTAGATCAACAGAGAGAAACGCTTGAAGATTATACTGCAAGAACAGTTGATTATATTACTGAAGCTCAACTTGATTATATCCAATCTGAAATTCAAGATGTATTAGAAGATTTAGGAATTGAAGAAGATGAATTTGAACAAGCATTTTTAAATAGTCAGCAACATCAAGCTGTGAGTGAAGAGGCACAACTTTTAAATAATCCAGATGAATTAATGACATTTTTAAAGAATAAGCGTAAAAATATTTTAGAAAATGCATATATTATGCCGCACGATATGCGAGAAATGTTACGTAGTTATTTGGAAAGCATGTCGCAAGATTTTAATGTGGGTGGGCTGTTCAATAAAAAGAAGAAAAAGCAGCAAATACAGCAACAGCGACTTGATAGAGTAGTAGATGCATTGCAACAATATGTCAATCAACAAATACGCCAACCGATGCGTGAAGATATGTCATTCGTAACTCGTTTCATTAATAAAAAAGAAACGGCCGACAAAGTGTTGAATCAGCATTATGAAATTAAACCGGAAATGATTGAAAGCTTATATCAACCTCAAACATCAATTAGTAATACCTATGTTTTAACATTTTCGGATGAAGTAGTAAAAGCGATAAAAAAATATGTGGAACAACAATCAACGCCAATTTTCAAAGAAATTATAGTGAATGTGCAAGCAGATGAATTACCAACTGAAGAAAATGACGATTTAAAAGAATATCAACGTTATACAGAATTAAGTGAGTTACGTCAGTCATTAACGACTAGGAATTATCGCCATTACTATATTCATTTGGATGAATCTTTGGATAAATTGATTGGCAGACAAGAAACAACGTATAACCCAAATACAGAAAATATTCATATTAGGTCAGAACATCAACAATTAAATCAAAATTTAAAATCAACGGAGACATCTATTGATATTAAAAAAGGACTCGACATTATTTCAGATGTACCATTGTTTAATCGTACAAAGCAAGATATAAAGGATACATTAACTAGATTAGATAATAAGTTAGTGAAAATTGGTGTATTTGGAACATTTAGTGCAGGTAAGAGTAGTTTAATTAATGCATTATTAGGTGAACATATTTTAGTGAGTTCACCAAACCCAACTACAGCAGCCACAACTGAAATATCTTATGGCAATGAAAGTTATATTACTTTGAAATCTAAAATACAATTGTTGAATGAAATTAATGCAGTTGTCGAGTATCACCGAATGGCATTTTCGACAATCGAAGACTTTATTAATGCAGATTTAGAAAAATTAAAAGCACAATTAAATAAAAATCAACTTGCTTTTATTCAAGCAATCGAAAAACATTATAATATGTATGACGAAATGCTTAATATTGGTGAAAAACATGCTATAAATCAACAAGAATTAAAGAAATGGAGTGCAGAAGATGAATATGCGACATTTGTTAAAACAGTGCATATTGCATTGGAGCATGAATGGTTAAAAGGGAAAATTATAGTAGATTCATTAGGTTTACATTCTAATAACCAAAGACATACAAATGAAACTGAACAAATTTTAACTTCGTCAGACTTAATTTTATATGTAAGTTATTTTAATCATTCATTTACGGATAATGATAAAGCATTTATCGAACATATGAAGGATATGAACCAACTTAATGAGAATCAAGCATTTAAAATGGTTATCAATGCTTCAGATTTAGCAGAAAATGTTGATGATCTTGAAGCGGTAAAAAATTATGTATCAGATGCATTGAGTCAAGTTAATTTACATTCAGACATTTTTGCTGTATCAAGTCGAGAGGCACTCAAGACATCAGATAAAGGTATTAACCAATTAAAAGAAAGTATTCAGTATTTTGTAGATGTAGAGTCTAAATTAATTTTAGAGCAACAAATGATTCATCAATTACAACAAATTGATCATTCGTTTGTAGAAATGATTAGCGAATTTGAAACCAATAAAGCGGATATTACTCGTCGTCAGCAAAAGTTAGAAACTTTTAAAGATAAACAGCGATTGCAATATCAGTTAATCGATGCAACTATACAAAGTACAGATAATGAAGTTGAAGAACAAGTTTATCATTTAAATGCACGTTTGAAATTACAATTACTTGATGATGTTAAATCAGTATTTAATACACAGATGACGCAAAATAGTGATTTTAACGAGGAAAAGAAAATTTCATCAAAAGTATATTTAGATCAAATACATCAACGTCTATTTTTAGAGCAATCTTTAATTACTGAACGCATTAAAAAATATTTTAATGCACAACTTGACAATCAAATCGCACCAATTATGCAACAATTAGAGCAATTACATGTAATTATTAATCCTCAATTTAATTTGGAACCTTCAGTAGTAGAACAACCATTATTGCATATTGATTTAAATGATATGTTAAGTTCACTACCAAAACAATTGACTAAACGTAAAATTTTGAATCCAAACGGACAAAGGGAGATTCATGAGTTGATTTGTCATAAGACAATTGAATTATTACAGCCACAGTTGATGCTATTAAGACATCAACTTGAAGATTACGTTAAACAAATGGCTAGTGAAGCTGAATTGCAGTTTAAAAATCTTGAAGATAATATTCAAACACAAGTGAATGATTTATTAGCATTTGATTTAGATAACTCACTTATCAATCAACTAAAAGATAAACATAAAGAACTTGAAACAATTATATATTAA
- a CDS encoding YppE family protein, translating into MNDIVEALIYEVNNMQRNFESVKSQQLDHDFYKIVKPYTVHIDNLLNEMKLQRESIIHVPYMNQRKFELLISNIEQLSVECHFKRTSRKLFIEKLKSVQYDLQNILDGLVKEGIYG; encoded by the coding sequence ATGAATGATATAGTCGAAGCACTTATTTATGAAGTTAATAACATGCAACGAAATTTTGAGAGTGTTAAATCACAACAACTGGATCATGATTTTTACAAAATTGTAAAACCATATACAGTACATATTGATAATTTATTAAATGAAATGAAATTACAACGCGAATCAATTATTCATGTACCTTATATGAATCAAAGGAAATTTGAATTATTGATTTCAAACATCGAACAATTATCTGTTGAGTGCCATTTTAAAAGAACTAGCAGAAAGTTATTTATTGAAAAGCTGAAAAGTGTTCAATATGATTTGCAAAATATTTTAGATGGCTTAGTTAAAGAGGGTATTTATGGTTAA
- a CDS encoding DUF4889 domain-containing protein, whose translation MGKKMGLGLSIALVVIGIAVICLMIFSSQKTTYYGYMNSDTNAEKVVSEKDGLVKHNVKVKPADNFKPKKGDFVKLVSKDDGKTFYKQDVVEHDDVPHGLMMKIHDMHMN comes from the coding sequence ATGGGTAAAAAAATGGGTCTAGGTTTATCTATAGCATTGGTCGTTATTGGAATTGCAGTGATTTGTTTAATGATTTTTTCAAGTCAAAAAACAACATATTATGGGTATATGAATAGTGATACAAATGCTGAAAAAGTTGTCAGTGAAAAAGATGGATTAGTAAAACATAATGTTAAAGTAAAACCAGCTGATAATTTTAAACCGAAAAAAGGGGACTTTGTTAAACTTGTCTCTAAAGATGATGGTAAGACATTTTATAAACAAGATGTTGTTGAACATGATGATGTTCCTCACGGTTTAATGATGAAAATACATGACATGCATATGAATTAA
- the gpsB gene encoding cell division regulator GpsB: protein MSDVSLKLSAKDIYEKDFEKTMARGYRREEVDAFLDDIIADYQKMADMNNEVVKLSEENHKLKKELEELRLRVATSRPQDNKSFSSNNTTTNASSNNVDILKRISNLEKAVFGK, encoded by the coding sequence ATGTCAGATGTTTCATTGAAATTATCAGCAAAAGATATTTACGAAAAAGATTTTGAAAAAACAATGGCTCGTGGCTATAGAAGAGAAGAAGTAGATGCATTTTTAGATGACATTATTGCTGATTATCAAAAAATGGCCGATATGAATAACGAAGTTGTAAAATTGTCAGAAGAGAACCATAAACTTAAAAAAGAATTAGAAGAATTAAGACTACGTGTAGCAACATCTAGACCTCAAGATAATAAAAGTTTTTCTTCAAATAATACAACAACAAACGCATCTTCAAATAATGTAGATATATTAAAACGTATTTCAAACTTAGAAAAAGCTGTATTTGGTAAATAA
- a CDS encoding 5'-3' exonuclease, which produces MPNKILLVDGMALLFRHFYATSLHKQFMYNSQGVPTNGIQGFVRHIFSAIHEIRPTHVAVCWDMGQSTFRNDMFDGYKQNRPAPPEELIPQFDYVKEISEQFGFVNIGVKNYEADDVIGTLAQQYSTDNDVYIITGDKDLLQCINDNVEVWLIKKGFNIYNRYTLHRFNEEYALEPPQLIDIKAFMGDTADGYAGVKGIGEKTAIKLIQQYQSVENVVENLEALSAGQRNKINDNLDELYLSKRLAEIHTQVPIDSESLFDQMSFATTLNHILSICNEHELYVSGKYISTHF; this is translated from the coding sequence ATGCCAAATAAAATATTACTTGTAGATGGAATGGCGTTATTATTTAGACATTTTTATGCCACAAGTCTTCATAAACAATTTATGTACAATTCACAAGGTGTACCTACAAATGGGATACAAGGCTTTGTACGTCATATCTTTTCAGCTATACATGAGATAAGACCAACACATGTTGCTGTATGTTGGGATATGGGCCAATCAACGTTTAGAAATGATATGTTTGATGGTTATAAGCAAAATCGCCCTGCACCACCAGAAGAATTGATACCACAATTTGATTATGTTAAAGAAATTTCTGAGCAATTTGGCTTTGTAAATATTGGTGTTAAAAACTATGAAGCGGATGATGTTATAGGAACATTAGCGCAACAATATTCAACAGATAACGATGTTTATATTATTACGGGCGACAAAGATTTATTGCAATGTATTAATGACAATGTTGAAGTTTGGTTAATTAAAAAAGGGTTTAACATTTATAATCGATATACGTTACATCGATTTAATGAAGAATATGCCCTTGAACCACCACAACTAATTGATATTAAAGCGTTTATGGGTGATACAGCAGATGGATATGCAGGTGTTAAAGGTATTGGTGAGAAAACAGCTATTAAGTTAATTCAGCAATATCAAAGTGTTGAAAATGTTGTTGAGAATTTAGAGGCATTATCTGCAGGTCAACGTAATAAAATTAATGACAATTTAGATGAACTATATTTATCGAAACGACTTGCTGAAATTCACACACAAGTACCAATAGATAGTGAGTCATTATTTGATCAAATGTCATTTGCTACAACATTAAATCACATATTATCAATTTGTAATGAACATGAATTGTATGTTTCTGGAAAATATATTTCAACACATTTTTAA
- a CDS encoding DUF1273 domain-containing protein, which produces MVKTVYVTGYKSFELNIFKDDAPEVHYLKHFIKHKIEQLLDEGLEWVLIQGQMGIELWTAEVVIELQKAHESLKFAVITPFLGHTEKWNEHNQSKYANIIKHADYVDSIFHTPYQGPFQFKQADQFMLEHSDQTLLIYDEEQEASPKFFKQMLVDFMEKTNYTCDIVTFDELTAFINDLQWSEDQSF; this is translated from the coding sequence ATGGTTAAAACAGTTTATGTGACAGGTTATAAATCATTTGAATTAAATATTTTTAAAGACGACGCACCCGAAGTACATTACTTAAAACATTTTATAAAGCATAAAATCGAACAATTGTTAGATGAAGGATTAGAATGGGTGTTAATTCAAGGACAAATGGGTATAGAATTATGGACTGCTGAAGTGGTGATTGAACTTCAAAAAGCGCACGAATCGCTAAAGTTCGCTGTTATTACACCGTTTCTAGGACATACTGAAAAGTGGAATGAACATAATCAAAGTAAGTATGCCAATATTATTAAGCATGCAGACTATGTTGATAGTATTTTTCATACACCGTATCAAGGTCCTTTTCAATTTAAGCAAGCAGATCAATTTATGCTTGAACATTCAGATCAAACATTGCTCATTTATGATGAGGAACAAGAGGCCAGCCCTAAGTTCTTCAAGCAGATGTTAGTTGATTTTATGGAAAAAACAAACTATACTTGTGATATTGTGACGTTCGATGAATTAACAGCATTCATCAATGACTTACAGTGGTCTGAAGATCAAAGTTTCTAA
- the ald gene encoding alanine dehydrogenase codes for MLVAVVKELKQGEGRVACTPENVRKLTDAGHKVLVEKNAGIGSGFSNEMYEQEGAKIVSHEQAWEADLVIKVKEPHESEYQYFKKDQIIWGFLHLASSKQIVEKMQEVGVTAISGETIVKNGKAELLAPMSAIAGQRSAIMGAYYSEAQHGGQGTLVTGVHENVNIPGSTYVIFGGGVAATNAANVALGLNAKVIILELNDDRIKYLEEKYTDKDVTVVKSTPENLAEEIKKADVFISTILIPGAKPPKLVTREMVKSMKKGSVLIDIAIDQGGTIETIRPTTISDPVYEEEGVIHYGVPNQPGAVPRTSTMALAQGNIDYILEICDKGLEQAIKDNEALSTGINIYKGQVTNKGLATSHDLDFKEILNVIK; via the coding sequence ATGTTAGTTGCAGTAGTCAAAGAATTAAAACAAGGCGAAGGTCGTGTAGCTTGCACACCTGAAAATGTGCGTAAGTTAACAGATGCAGGTCATAAAGTACTCGTTGAAAAAAATGCAGGTATCGGTTCAGGTTTTTCCAACGAAATGTATGAGCAAGAAGGCGCAAAAATTGTAAGTCACGAACAAGCATGGGAAGCAGACTTAGTTATCAAAGTTAAAGAACCTCATGAAAGTGAATACCAATATTTTAAAAAAGATCAAATTATCTGGGGATTCTTACATTTAGCTTCTTCTAAACAAATAGTTGAAAAAATGCAAGAAGTTGGTGTAACTGCTATTAGTGGTGAAACAATTGTGAAAAATGGAAAAGCAGAATTACTTGCACCAATGAGTGCTATAGCAGGACAACGTTCGGCAATTATGGGAGCGTATTACTCTGAAGCGCAACATGGTGGACAAGGTACATTAGTGACTGGTGTTCATGAAAATGTGAATATTCCAGGAAGTACATATGTCATATTTGGTGGCGGAGTTGCAGCAACAAATGCTGCTAATGTTGCATTAGGATTAAATGCCAAAGTAATTATTCTAGAGTTAAATGATGACCGTATTAAATATTTAGAAGAAAAATATACAGATAAAGATGTCACAGTAGTCAAATCAACACCAGAAAATTTAGCAGAGGAAATTAAAAAGGCAGATGTATTTATTTCTACAATTTTAATTCCTGGAGCTAAACCACCAAAATTGGTTACTCGTGAAATGGTTAAATCAATGAAAAAAGGTTCAGTCTTAATCGATATAGCTATTGACCAAGGTGGAACCATAGAAACAATCAGACCAACTACAATTTCTGATCCAGTATATGAAGAAGAAGGTGTAATCCATTACGGTGTACCTAATCAACCAGGTGCTGTACCAAGAACTTCAACAATGGCGTTAGCGCAAGGAAATATTGATTATATTTTAGAAATTTGTGACAAAGGATTGGAACAAGCCATTAAAGATAACGAAGCATTAAGCACTGGAATAAATATATATAAAGGTCAAGTGACAAACAAAGGATTAGCAACATCTCATGATCTTGATTTTAAAGAAATCTTAAATGTCATTAAATAA
- a CDS encoding PepSY domain-containing protein yields the protein MKNTFNPLQRLHFYAALFIAPLLITLTISGIGYLFFPEVENNIYKNEFFSDSDIKTHQTLNDAVHQVERKYEGFFVSKVSVMAEPYNNRITISDMAGNQRYVFLDQNNQIVADQNAKHTYSNVMRNIHSSLFTENTIINYLVELTACWTIFMILSGTYLLIKKHLITNKSKALRWQKWHAILGIIIAIPVFILVLTGLPWSGFMGSKIAGLMETNGNLGQSELSINPPKSDLNELPWATRKNKQPASSEKSSNSHHGGMAMPQTNLDHQISIDKVVTNAQKSGIKKPFSIVYPSDKHGTFIVSNTSNSGVTGLDVSPYDEKTLYFDQYSGKELGTIKYDDYGIIAKWFTWGIPLHEGHLFGILNKIINLLVCIALLVAIGMGVVSWIKRTKNASVKLPHRVKKPASLSLVIFLVILGLLMPLFGLSLILVFIIELILYLKDRKTKQ from the coding sequence ATGAAAAATACATTTAATCCATTACAAAGATTGCATTTCTATGCAGCATTATTTATCGCACCGTTGTTAATAACATTAACCATTTCGGGCATTGGTTATCTATTTTTTCCAGAAGTTGAAAATAACATCTATAAAAATGAATTTTTCAGCGATAGCGATATTAAAACACATCAAACATTAAACGATGCCGTCCATCAAGTTGAACGTAAATATGAAGGCTTCTTTGTCAGTAAAGTTAGTGTAATGGCAGAACCTTACAATAATCGAATCACAATAAGTGATATGGCAGGAAATCAACGGTATGTCTTTTTAGATCAGAATAACCAAATTGTTGCTGATCAAAATGCGAAACATACGTATTCAAACGTCATGCGGAATATACATAGTTCACTTTTCACTGAAAACACAATCATAAATTATTTGGTTGAGTTAACTGCCTGTTGGACTATATTTATGATTCTATCTGGTACGTATTTACTTATTAAAAAACATTTAATAACTAATAAAAGCAAGGCACTTCGTTGGCAAAAATGGCATGCAATACTTGGAATTATTATTGCAATTCCAGTATTTATTTTAGTCTTAACTGGATTGCCATGGTCTGGTTTTATGGGTAGTAAGATAGCGGGATTGATGGAAACAAATGGTAATCTTGGGCAATCTGAATTATCAATAAATCCACCTAAATCCGACTTGAATGAGTTACCTTGGGCCACCCGTAAAAATAAACAACCCGCGTCTTCAGAGAAGAGTTCAAATAGTCACCACGGCGGAATGGCAATGCCTCAGACAAATTTAGATCATCAAATTTCAATAGATAAAGTCGTTACTAACGCGCAAAAATCTGGCATTAAAAAGCCATTCTCAATTGTTTATCCTAGTGATAAACATGGCACCTTTATAGTGTCTAATACGAGTAACTCTGGCGTGACTGGTCTAGATGTCTCACCATACGACGAAAAAACACTTTACTTCGATCAATATAGTGGCAAAGAACTTGGTACAATTAAATATGATGATTATGGTATTATAGCTAAATGGTTTACTTGGGGTATTCCACTTCATGAGGGTCATTTATTTGGAATTTTAAATAAAATCATTAATTTACTTGTTTGTATTGCTTTATTAGTAGCGATTGGTATGGGGGTTGTATCGTGGATAAAGCGTACAAAAAATGCTTCTGTGAAATTACCACATCGCGTCAAAAAACCAGCATCATTATCTTTAGTTATATTCTTAGTGATATTAGGATTGTTAATGCCTTTATTTGGATTATCTCTCATACTAGTATTTATAATTGAATTAATTTTGTATCTTAAAGATCGAAAAACTAAGCAATAA
- the recU gene encoding Holliday junction resolvase RecU, whose protein sequence is MNYPNGKPYRKNSAIDGGKKPPAFSNIEYGGRGMSLEKDIEHSNSFYLKSDIAVIHKKPTPVQIVNVNYPKRSKAVINEAYFRTPSTTDYNGVYQGYYIDFEAKETKNKTSFPLNNIHDHQVEHMKSAYQQKGIVFLMIRFKTLDEVYLLPYSKFEIFWNRYKDDIKKSITVDEIRKNGYHIPYQYQPRLDYLKAVDKLILDESEDRV, encoded by the coding sequence ATGAATTATCCAAATGGTAAACCATATCGTAAAAATAGTGCTATAGACGGAGGGAAAAAGCCTCCTGCCTTTAGTAATATTGAATACGGTGGACGTGGTATGTCACTTGAAAAAGATATCGAACATTCAAATTCGTTTTATCTTAAAAGCGACATTGCTGTTATTCATAAGAAACCTACTCCTGTGCAGATAGTTAATGTTAATTATCCAAAACGGAGTAAAGCTGTGATTAATGAAGCATATTTTCGTACACCTTCAACAACTGATTACAATGGCGTTTACCAAGGTTATTATATTGACTTTGAAGCAAAGGAGACTAAAAATAAAACTTCCTTCCCTTTAAACAATATCCATGACCACCAAGTCGAACATATGAAAAGTGCATATCAACAAAAAGGTATTGTATTTTTAATGATTCGTTTTAAAACGCTAGATGAAGTTTATCTTTTACCTTATTCAAAATTCGAAATATTTTGGAATAGATACAAAGATGATATTAAAAAATCTATAACAGTTGATGAAATACGAAAAAATGGTTACCATATTCCTTATCAGTATCAACCAAGATTAGACTATCTAAAAGCAGTTGATAAGTTGATATTAGATGAAAGTGAGGACCGCGTATGA
- a CDS encoding class I SAM-dependent RNA methyltransferase produces the protein MFQLLAVCPMGLEAVVAKEIQELGYETNVENGRIFFEGDASAIVKANLWLRTADRIKIVVGRFNATTFDELFEQTKALPWESIIDKEGNFPVQGRSVKSTLHSVPDCQAITKKAIVERLKRAYNEKGWLNESGAKYPVEVAILKDNVLLTIDTSGSGLNRRGYRLAQGEAPIKETLAASLIRLANWKGDTPLIDPFCGSGTIAIEACLIAQNIAPGFNREFVSEQWNIMPANIYDDYRDEADKMADYDKEIEVFASDIDPEMVEIAKRNAEEVGLADIIKFSVKDVNTLTIDTEEPVALIGNPPYGERIGDREEVEEMYRYIGKLMKQHPYLSTYILTSNKEFEYLVDRKATKRRKLFNGYIECTYYQYWGKKAERKGTEN, from the coding sequence ATGTTTCAATTACTTGCAGTTTGTCCGATGGGATTAGAAGCGGTTGTTGCAAAAGAAATACAAGAATTAGGCTATGAAACAAATGTTGAAAATGGTCGAATCTTTTTTGAAGGGGACGCAAGTGCAATTGTAAAAGCTAATTTATGGTTGCGCACAGCTGACAGAATCAAAATTGTAGTTGGTCGCTTTAATGCAACAACGTTTGACGAATTATTCGAACAAACTAAAGCATTGCCATGGGAATCTATTATAGATAAAGAAGGTAATTTCCCAGTTCAAGGACGTAGTGTTAAATCGACACTTCATAGTGTGCCAGATTGTCAGGCTATTACTAAAAAGGCTATAGTTGAACGTTTAAAGCGTGCTTACAATGAAAAAGGCTGGTTAAATGAATCAGGTGCTAAGTATCCAGTTGAAGTTGCTATTTTAAAAGATAATGTATTACTGACTATTGATACATCAGGGTCAGGTTTGAATAGACGTGGATACAGACTAGCACAAGGTGAGGCGCCAATTAAAGAGACGTTAGCAGCAAGTTTAATTCGTCTTGCAAACTGGAAAGGTGATACGCCATTAATTGATCCATTTTGTGGATCCGGAACAATTGCCATTGAAGCTTGTCTAATTGCTCAAAATATTGCACCTGGATTTAATCGTGAATTCGTATCAGAGCAATGGAATATCATGCCGGCAAATATTTATGATGATTATAGAGACGAAGCAGATAAAATGGCAGATTATGATAAAGAAATCGAAGTCTTTGCTTCAGATATTGATCCAGAGATGGTTGAAATTGCAAAACGAAATGCCGAAGAAGTTGGTTTAGCGGACATTATTAAATTTAGTGTCAAAGATGTAAATACTTTGACAATCGATACGGAAGAACCTGTGGCATTAATTGGAAACCCACCTTATGGTGAACGTATAGGTGACCGTGAAGAAGTTGAAGAAATGTACCGTTATATCGGTAAACTAATGAAACAACATCCATATTTATCGACATACATTTTAACAAGTAATAAAGAATTTGAATATTTAGTAGATCGTAAAGCGACGAAGAGACGTAAGCTATTTAATGGTTATATCGAGTGTACGTATTATCAATATTGGGGTAAAAAGGCTGAACGTAAAGGTACTGAAAATTAG